A part of Acropora palmata chromosome 6, jaAcrPala1.3, whole genome shotgun sequence genomic DNA contains:
- the LOC141884142 gene encoding uncharacterized protein LOC141884142 isoform X3, protein MEPKFYVFGTWFLERPISIGYLTDEGFYRTCSAFQEECSLFENGKSKLDQVSLTADLKTILEDYSQLIETGKENGIPNSTAVLKSLWKDLDTIIGQLKYATIPSVAPKANLGSQATRTRRLNSSLSRRNSLQKLQKNALRTASNAATSQDNVVPVLARNSFPSKLPLPRHPTVGPLQNHPCVNKTTCSEGNETINGCQTSSAGQYVACTVSPVNLLMPCASQVTVTPRSGVSSVPPIHPSTNPLTDSLLDLTNSNTLCNDNNTSHSEGEHSVNHVPPSVIVIDETAREAQEAPNDLEHCSTSHSNQNELELRSPKRKGAQPKKRVCENDPSSSSLSTVGDSPVKPDRQSVNQTVAMDITCTPNSLTPQSFLGTLLNTPLLQEKMAENINKIVCSTRSQIPSDELAGAFVTTTEASSEDLQVASNQGCGGDIPIKEIMDLMQADPAFDVLFSCFGLDALDALPSATKQISDQFPSMPVDGNTCVALDKSTSSQQAFDLQESSHHLNAPSSQPEVSSGFSAAPQPSNPQQNATSSSPTSDLHLSAANIVTDALLLLAGSPPKKTPTKTRSTEHCYSNAHASAESNSDSLPRVDESQPNRHRMDDKQPCVKSIENQPALITSTLPFVRALNFAAEKETFPKKRAPKKGSKKKSAPKQFINSNGQSETTKKAESNDAGQAVAKKLSRQSALPTSLEPCFPITSSVVNSIVTSTASGISGQILPRQAPAVVTIATSSPSLSPLLTINSTHGNLGGPSFSPVTYAGVAPSPLLPSNHVPIVTTTGLAPNNTTTACSSSTSVDSTAIATSFFASKQHPSHNSSTFVPTLSSPYTALATNLDVSKAYSDVTSKSVFAASSGSVVAPCVPTISCPATENVISQSTGLCQAALSEHSTVDIIVPSKSSAEDSARSQGDHTFKASSGSTTNGFSDESLQLIQASSLLETLAQRCANDSVNSPTSREDAVPVSDGVVNTKVQSFNENSASCLNTTIIKDSSTVSNRNREGEGSSCANVMVQESECVEASLQNPPGNQSDCNSSLSVSDSYCRGHLKQNSLTTRCHSPNNRESKSQGTSCSHTKRPRNVAQSQKNVAQSQKRLKTDEKGINFPTDLNVEEFLATLRYEVQ, encoded by the exons GTGTCATTGACAGCAGACCTGAAAACAATCCTGGAGGATTACTCCCAATTGATAGAGACAG gaaaagaaaatggcatTCCTAACAGTACAGCAGTTTTAAAATCATTATGGAAGGACTTAGATACCATCATTGGGCAATTAAA ATATGCCACAATTCCTTCAGTTGCACCAAAGGCCAATTTGGGAAGTCAGGCAA CACGTACCAGACGTCTTAACAGTAGCCTTTCCCGAAGAAATTCATTACAAAAACTTCAGAAAAACGCTTTAAGAACTGCCTCAAATGCAGCTACTTCACAAGATAACGTGGTACCTGTCTTAGCAAGAAACTCTTTTCCATCAAAGTTGCCTTTGCCAAGACATCCCACTGTTGGACCCTTGCAAAACCATCCATGTGTCAACAAGACAACTTGCTCAGAAGGGAATGAGACTATTAATGGTTGCCAAACTTCAAGTGCTGGACAGTATGTGGCATGCACTGTTTCACCTGTCAATCTTTTGATGCCATGTGCAAGTCAAGTCACAGTCACCCCGAGAAGTGGTGTATCATCAGTACCTCCAATTCATCCATCGACAAATCCTCTAACAGATTCTCTGTTGGATCTCACAAATAGCAATACCCTATGCAATGACAATAACACAAGCCACAGTGAAGGAGAGCATTCTGTCAACCATGTGCCACCATCTGTGATAGTAATTGATGAAACAGCGAGAGAGGCTCAAGAAGCTCCAAATGATTTAGAACATTGTTCAACTTCTCACTCTAACCAAAATGAGTTAGAACTTCGATCACCAAAGAGAAAAGG AGCTCAACCCAAGAAAAGAGTTTGTGAAAATGATCCTTCATCCTCCAG TTTGTCAACAGTTGGTGATTCCCCTGTCAAGCCAGATCGACAGTCTGTCAATCAAACTGTTGCCATGGATATCACTTGCACACCCAATTCATTAACTCCG CAATCCTTTCTGGGAACACTTCTAAACACTCCTTTGTTGCAAGAGAAAATGGCGgaaaacatcaacaaaattGTCTGCAG CACAAGATCACAGATTCCCAGTGATGAGCTTGCTGGTGCTTTTGTGACAACAACTGAGGCCAGCAGTGAGGATTTACAAGTAGCATCAAATCAG GGATGTGGAGGTGATATCCCTATCAAAGAAATCATGGATTTGATGCAAGCAGATCCAGCATTTGATGTACTCTTCTCTTGTTTTGGACTTG ATGCATTGGATGCATTGCCATctgcaacaaagcaaattTCAGATCAGTTCCCAAGCATGCCTGTTGATGGCAATACATGCGTTGCATTGGACAAATCCACATCCTCCCAGCAAGCATTTGACTTGCAAG AATCAAGCCACCACCTTAACGCACCGAGTTCTCAGCCTGAAGTCAGTAGTGGATTCAGTGCAGCACCTCAGCCATCAAACCCACAGCAGAACGCTACGAGTTCCTCACCCACGTCAGACCTACACTTATCAG CTGCCAATATTGTCACCGATGCCTTACTCTTACTTGCGGGAAGCCCACCGAAGAAGACTCCGACAAAAACAAGATCCACAGAGCATTGTTACTCGAACGCGCATGCCTCAGCGGAATCAAATTCCGATTCACTGCCAAGGGTAGATGAATCTCAGCCGAATAGACATCGCATGGATGACAAGCAACCTTGTGTGAAGTCAATTGAAAATCAACCAGCTTTAATCACTTCAACCCTTCCGTTTGTCCGTGCACTCAATTTTGCagctgaaaaagaaacttttccGAAGAAAAGAGCTCCCAAGAAAGGCTCTAAAAAAAAGAGCGCTCCAAAGCAGTTTATCAACAGTAACGGACAAAGTGAAACTACTAAGAAAGCAGAATCCAATGATGCTGGACAAGCAGTAGCGAAGAAGCTTTCGAGACAGTCTGCTTTACCAACATCTTTAGAGCCTTGTTTTCCTATCACAAGCAGCGTTGTTAACAGTATAGTTACCAGTACTGCCAGTGGCATCAGCGGGCAAATTCTTCCTCGCCAAGCACCTGCGGTTGTGACAATAGCCACTAGCAGTCCCAGCTTATCCCCTCTTTTAACGATCAACTCAACGCATGGCAATCTCGGTGGTCCTTCATTTTCTCCCGTCACTTATGCAGGAGTTGCACCCAGCCCTCTTTTGCCTTCCAATCATGTTCCCATAGTAACCACAACTGGGCTTGCTCCTAATAACACGACAACGGCGTGCTCGAGCTCCACTTCAGTTGATTCCACTGCAATTGCAACTTCGTTTTTTGCTTCTAAACAACATCCGTCTCACAATTCATCCACTTTTGTTCCCACTTTGTCTTCACCCTACACCGCTTTAGCTACCAACTTAGACGTCTCCAAAGCGTACTCAGATGTTACAAGCAAAAGCGTCTTTGCTGCATCATCTGGCAGTGTTGTCGCGCCTTGCGTGCCGACGATTTCTTGCCCAGCAACAGAGAACGTAATATCTCAATCAACAGGGCTTTGTCAAGCTGCATTAAGTGAACATTCAACAGTCGACATAATTGTTCCTTCAAAAAGTTCTGCTGAAGATTCTGCACGGAGTCAAGGCGACCACACTTTTAAGGCGTCATCTGGATCAACTACAAATGGATTTTCAGATGAATCTTTACAATTAATACAAGCTTCTAGTTTGTTGGAAACATTAGCTCAACGATGCGCAAATGATAGCGTAAATTCTCCTACATCTCGTGAGGATGCGGTGCCTGTTTCAGATGGTGTTGTAAATACTAAAGTTCAGTCATTCAACGAAAACTCTGCATCGTGTTTGAATACAACCATTATAAAAGACAGTAGCACAGTTTCAAACCGAAATCGTGAAGGTGAAGGTTCATCTTGTGCGAATGTTATGGTGCAGGAATCGGAGTGTGTTGAAGCGAGTTTGCAGAATCCACCGGGAAACCAAAGCGATTGTAACTCTTCTTTATCAGTTTCGGATTCTTATTGCAGAGgccatttaaaacaaaattctctcaCCACTCGATGTCATTCACCGAATAATAGGGAGAGCAAGTCACAAGGGACATCTTGCTCACATACAAAACGGCCGAGGAATGTTGCTCAGTCACAGAAGAATGTTGCTCAGTCACAGAAG CGATTGAAAACCGATGAAAAAGGGATAAATTTCCCGACGGACTTAAATGTGGAAGAATTTTTAGCGACACTTCGTTATGAAGTTCAGTAA
- the LOC141884142 gene encoding uncharacterized protein LOC141884142 isoform X2: MIEGCIVAKLVLGYLTDEGFYRTCSAFQEECSLFENGKSKLDQVSLTADLKTILEDYSQLIETGKENGIPNSTAVLKSLWKDLDTIIGQLKYATIPSVAPKANLGSQATRTRRLNSSLSRRNSLQKLQKNALRTASNAATSQDNVVPVLARNSFPSKLPLPRHPTVGPLQNHPCVNKTTCSEGNETINGCQTSSAGQYVACTVSPVNLLMPCASQVTVTPRSGVSSVPPIHPSTNPLTDSLLDLTNSNTLCNDNNTSHSEGEHSVNHVPPSVIVIDETAREAQEAPNDLEHCSTSHSNQNELELRSPKRKGAQPKKRVCENDPSSSSLSTVGDSPVKPDRQSVNQTVAMDITCTPNSLTPQSFLGTLLNTPLLQEKMAENINKIVCSTRSQIPSDELAGAFVTTTEASSEDLQVASNQGCGGDIPIKEIMDLMQADPAFDVLFSCFGLDALDALPSATKQISDQFPSMPVDGNTCVALDKSTSSQQAFDLQESSHHLNAPSSQPEVSSGFSAAPQPSNPQQNATSSSPTSDLHLSAANIVTDALLLLAGSPPKKTPTKTRSTEHCYSNAHASAESNSDSLPRVDESQPNRHRMDDKQPCVKSIENQPALITSTLPFVRALNFAAEKETFPKKRAPKKGSKKKSAPKQFINSNGQSETTKKAESNDAGQAVAKKLSRQSALPTSLEPCFPITSSVVNSIVTSTASGISGQILPRQAPAVVTIATSSPSLSPLLTINSTHGNLGGPSFSPVTYAGVAPSPLLPSNHVPIVTTTGLAPNNTTTACSSSTSVDSTAIATSFFASKQHPSHNSSTFVPTLSSPYTALATNLDVSKAYSDVTSKSVFAASSGSVVAPCVPTISCPATENVISQSTGLCQAALSEHSTVDIIVPSKSSAEDSARSQGDHTFKASSGSTTNGFSDESLQLIQASSLLETLAQRCANDSVNSPTSREDAVPVSDGVVNTKVQSFNENSASCLNTTIIKDSSTVSNRNREGEGSSCANVMVQESECVEASLQNPPGNQSDCNSSLSVSDSYCRGHLKQNSLTTRCHSPNNRESKSQGTSCSHTKRPRNVAQSQKNVAQSQKKKKTKSLRPAKRLKTDEKGINFPTDLNVEEFLATLRYEVQ; the protein is encoded by the exons GTGTCATTGACAGCAGACCTGAAAACAATCCTGGAGGATTACTCCCAATTGATAGAGACAG gaaaagaaaatggcatTCCTAACAGTACAGCAGTTTTAAAATCATTATGGAAGGACTTAGATACCATCATTGGGCAATTAAA ATATGCCACAATTCCTTCAGTTGCACCAAAGGCCAATTTGGGAAGTCAGGCAA CACGTACCAGACGTCTTAACAGTAGCCTTTCCCGAAGAAATTCATTACAAAAACTTCAGAAAAACGCTTTAAGAACTGCCTCAAATGCAGCTACTTCACAAGATAACGTGGTACCTGTCTTAGCAAGAAACTCTTTTCCATCAAAGTTGCCTTTGCCAAGACATCCCACTGTTGGACCCTTGCAAAACCATCCATGTGTCAACAAGACAACTTGCTCAGAAGGGAATGAGACTATTAATGGTTGCCAAACTTCAAGTGCTGGACAGTATGTGGCATGCACTGTTTCACCTGTCAATCTTTTGATGCCATGTGCAAGTCAAGTCACAGTCACCCCGAGAAGTGGTGTATCATCAGTACCTCCAATTCATCCATCGACAAATCCTCTAACAGATTCTCTGTTGGATCTCACAAATAGCAATACCCTATGCAATGACAATAACACAAGCCACAGTGAAGGAGAGCATTCTGTCAACCATGTGCCACCATCTGTGATAGTAATTGATGAAACAGCGAGAGAGGCTCAAGAAGCTCCAAATGATTTAGAACATTGTTCAACTTCTCACTCTAACCAAAATGAGTTAGAACTTCGATCACCAAAGAGAAAAGG AGCTCAACCCAAGAAAAGAGTTTGTGAAAATGATCCTTCATCCTCCAG TTTGTCAACAGTTGGTGATTCCCCTGTCAAGCCAGATCGACAGTCTGTCAATCAAACTGTTGCCATGGATATCACTTGCACACCCAATTCATTAACTCCG CAATCCTTTCTGGGAACACTTCTAAACACTCCTTTGTTGCAAGAGAAAATGGCGgaaaacatcaacaaaattGTCTGCAG CACAAGATCACAGATTCCCAGTGATGAGCTTGCTGGTGCTTTTGTGACAACAACTGAGGCCAGCAGTGAGGATTTACAAGTAGCATCAAATCAG GGATGTGGAGGTGATATCCCTATCAAAGAAATCATGGATTTGATGCAAGCAGATCCAGCATTTGATGTACTCTTCTCTTGTTTTGGACTTG ATGCATTGGATGCATTGCCATctgcaacaaagcaaattTCAGATCAGTTCCCAAGCATGCCTGTTGATGGCAATACATGCGTTGCATTGGACAAATCCACATCCTCCCAGCAAGCATTTGACTTGCAAG AATCAAGCCACCACCTTAACGCACCGAGTTCTCAGCCTGAAGTCAGTAGTGGATTCAGTGCAGCACCTCAGCCATCAAACCCACAGCAGAACGCTACGAGTTCCTCACCCACGTCAGACCTACACTTATCAG CTGCCAATATTGTCACCGATGCCTTACTCTTACTTGCGGGAAGCCCACCGAAGAAGACTCCGACAAAAACAAGATCCACAGAGCATTGTTACTCGAACGCGCATGCCTCAGCGGAATCAAATTCCGATTCACTGCCAAGGGTAGATGAATCTCAGCCGAATAGACATCGCATGGATGACAAGCAACCTTGTGTGAAGTCAATTGAAAATCAACCAGCTTTAATCACTTCAACCCTTCCGTTTGTCCGTGCACTCAATTTTGCagctgaaaaagaaacttttccGAAGAAAAGAGCTCCCAAGAAAGGCTCTAAAAAAAAGAGCGCTCCAAAGCAGTTTATCAACAGTAACGGACAAAGTGAAACTACTAAGAAAGCAGAATCCAATGATGCTGGACAAGCAGTAGCGAAGAAGCTTTCGAGACAGTCTGCTTTACCAACATCTTTAGAGCCTTGTTTTCCTATCACAAGCAGCGTTGTTAACAGTATAGTTACCAGTACTGCCAGTGGCATCAGCGGGCAAATTCTTCCTCGCCAAGCACCTGCGGTTGTGACAATAGCCACTAGCAGTCCCAGCTTATCCCCTCTTTTAACGATCAACTCAACGCATGGCAATCTCGGTGGTCCTTCATTTTCTCCCGTCACTTATGCAGGAGTTGCACCCAGCCCTCTTTTGCCTTCCAATCATGTTCCCATAGTAACCACAACTGGGCTTGCTCCTAATAACACGACAACGGCGTGCTCGAGCTCCACTTCAGTTGATTCCACTGCAATTGCAACTTCGTTTTTTGCTTCTAAACAACATCCGTCTCACAATTCATCCACTTTTGTTCCCACTTTGTCTTCACCCTACACCGCTTTAGCTACCAACTTAGACGTCTCCAAAGCGTACTCAGATGTTACAAGCAAAAGCGTCTTTGCTGCATCATCTGGCAGTGTTGTCGCGCCTTGCGTGCCGACGATTTCTTGCCCAGCAACAGAGAACGTAATATCTCAATCAACAGGGCTTTGTCAAGCTGCATTAAGTGAACATTCAACAGTCGACATAATTGTTCCTTCAAAAAGTTCTGCTGAAGATTCTGCACGGAGTCAAGGCGACCACACTTTTAAGGCGTCATCTGGATCAACTACAAATGGATTTTCAGATGAATCTTTACAATTAATACAAGCTTCTAGTTTGTTGGAAACATTAGCTCAACGATGCGCAAATGATAGCGTAAATTCTCCTACATCTCGTGAGGATGCGGTGCCTGTTTCAGATGGTGTTGTAAATACTAAAGTTCAGTCATTCAACGAAAACTCTGCATCGTGTTTGAATACAACCATTATAAAAGACAGTAGCACAGTTTCAAACCGAAATCGTGAAGGTGAAGGTTCATCTTGTGCGAATGTTATGGTGCAGGAATCGGAGTGTGTTGAAGCGAGTTTGCAGAATCCACCGGGAAACCAAAGCGATTGTAACTCTTCTTTATCAGTTTCGGATTCTTATTGCAGAGgccatttaaaacaaaattctctcaCCACTCGATGTCATTCACCGAATAATAGGGAGAGCAAGTCACAAGGGACATCTTGCTCACATACAAAACGGCCGAGGAATGTTGCTCAGTCACAGAAGAATGTTGCTCAGTCACAGAAG aaaaagaaaaccaagtcATTACGACCAGCCAAG CGATTGAAAACCGATGAAAAAGGGATAAATTTCCCGACGGACTTAAATGTGGAAGAATTTTTAGCGACACTTCGTTATGAAGTTCAGTAA
- the LOC141884142 gene encoding uncharacterized protein LOC141884142 isoform X1 — translation MEPKFYVFGTWFLERPISIGYLTDEGFYRTCSAFQEECSLFENGKSKLDQVSLTADLKTILEDYSQLIETGKENGIPNSTAVLKSLWKDLDTIIGQLKYATIPSVAPKANLGSQATRTRRLNSSLSRRNSLQKLQKNALRTASNAATSQDNVVPVLARNSFPSKLPLPRHPTVGPLQNHPCVNKTTCSEGNETINGCQTSSAGQYVACTVSPVNLLMPCASQVTVTPRSGVSSVPPIHPSTNPLTDSLLDLTNSNTLCNDNNTSHSEGEHSVNHVPPSVIVIDETAREAQEAPNDLEHCSTSHSNQNELELRSPKRKGAQPKKRVCENDPSSSSLSTVGDSPVKPDRQSVNQTVAMDITCTPNSLTPQSFLGTLLNTPLLQEKMAENINKIVCSTRSQIPSDELAGAFVTTTEASSEDLQVASNQGCGGDIPIKEIMDLMQADPAFDVLFSCFGLDALDALPSATKQISDQFPSMPVDGNTCVALDKSTSSQQAFDLQESSHHLNAPSSQPEVSSGFSAAPQPSNPQQNATSSSPTSDLHLSAANIVTDALLLLAGSPPKKTPTKTRSTEHCYSNAHASAESNSDSLPRVDESQPNRHRMDDKQPCVKSIENQPALITSTLPFVRALNFAAEKETFPKKRAPKKGSKKKSAPKQFINSNGQSETTKKAESNDAGQAVAKKLSRQSALPTSLEPCFPITSSVVNSIVTSTASGISGQILPRQAPAVVTIATSSPSLSPLLTINSTHGNLGGPSFSPVTYAGVAPSPLLPSNHVPIVTTTGLAPNNTTTACSSSTSVDSTAIATSFFASKQHPSHNSSTFVPTLSSPYTALATNLDVSKAYSDVTSKSVFAASSGSVVAPCVPTISCPATENVISQSTGLCQAALSEHSTVDIIVPSKSSAEDSARSQGDHTFKASSGSTTNGFSDESLQLIQASSLLETLAQRCANDSVNSPTSREDAVPVSDGVVNTKVQSFNENSASCLNTTIIKDSSTVSNRNREGEGSSCANVMVQESECVEASLQNPPGNQSDCNSSLSVSDSYCRGHLKQNSLTTRCHSPNNRESKSQGTSCSHTKRPRNVAQSQKNVAQSQKKKKTKSLRPAKRLKTDEKGINFPTDLNVEEFLATLRYEVQ, via the exons GTGTCATTGACAGCAGACCTGAAAACAATCCTGGAGGATTACTCCCAATTGATAGAGACAG gaaaagaaaatggcatTCCTAACAGTACAGCAGTTTTAAAATCATTATGGAAGGACTTAGATACCATCATTGGGCAATTAAA ATATGCCACAATTCCTTCAGTTGCACCAAAGGCCAATTTGGGAAGTCAGGCAA CACGTACCAGACGTCTTAACAGTAGCCTTTCCCGAAGAAATTCATTACAAAAACTTCAGAAAAACGCTTTAAGAACTGCCTCAAATGCAGCTACTTCACAAGATAACGTGGTACCTGTCTTAGCAAGAAACTCTTTTCCATCAAAGTTGCCTTTGCCAAGACATCCCACTGTTGGACCCTTGCAAAACCATCCATGTGTCAACAAGACAACTTGCTCAGAAGGGAATGAGACTATTAATGGTTGCCAAACTTCAAGTGCTGGACAGTATGTGGCATGCACTGTTTCACCTGTCAATCTTTTGATGCCATGTGCAAGTCAAGTCACAGTCACCCCGAGAAGTGGTGTATCATCAGTACCTCCAATTCATCCATCGACAAATCCTCTAACAGATTCTCTGTTGGATCTCACAAATAGCAATACCCTATGCAATGACAATAACACAAGCCACAGTGAAGGAGAGCATTCTGTCAACCATGTGCCACCATCTGTGATAGTAATTGATGAAACAGCGAGAGAGGCTCAAGAAGCTCCAAATGATTTAGAACATTGTTCAACTTCTCACTCTAACCAAAATGAGTTAGAACTTCGATCACCAAAGAGAAAAGG AGCTCAACCCAAGAAAAGAGTTTGTGAAAATGATCCTTCATCCTCCAG TTTGTCAACAGTTGGTGATTCCCCTGTCAAGCCAGATCGACAGTCTGTCAATCAAACTGTTGCCATGGATATCACTTGCACACCCAATTCATTAACTCCG CAATCCTTTCTGGGAACACTTCTAAACACTCCTTTGTTGCAAGAGAAAATGGCGgaaaacatcaacaaaattGTCTGCAG CACAAGATCACAGATTCCCAGTGATGAGCTTGCTGGTGCTTTTGTGACAACAACTGAGGCCAGCAGTGAGGATTTACAAGTAGCATCAAATCAG GGATGTGGAGGTGATATCCCTATCAAAGAAATCATGGATTTGATGCAAGCAGATCCAGCATTTGATGTACTCTTCTCTTGTTTTGGACTTG ATGCATTGGATGCATTGCCATctgcaacaaagcaaattTCAGATCAGTTCCCAAGCATGCCTGTTGATGGCAATACATGCGTTGCATTGGACAAATCCACATCCTCCCAGCAAGCATTTGACTTGCAAG AATCAAGCCACCACCTTAACGCACCGAGTTCTCAGCCTGAAGTCAGTAGTGGATTCAGTGCAGCACCTCAGCCATCAAACCCACAGCAGAACGCTACGAGTTCCTCACCCACGTCAGACCTACACTTATCAG CTGCCAATATTGTCACCGATGCCTTACTCTTACTTGCGGGAAGCCCACCGAAGAAGACTCCGACAAAAACAAGATCCACAGAGCATTGTTACTCGAACGCGCATGCCTCAGCGGAATCAAATTCCGATTCACTGCCAAGGGTAGATGAATCTCAGCCGAATAGACATCGCATGGATGACAAGCAACCTTGTGTGAAGTCAATTGAAAATCAACCAGCTTTAATCACTTCAACCCTTCCGTTTGTCCGTGCACTCAATTTTGCagctgaaaaagaaacttttccGAAGAAAAGAGCTCCCAAGAAAGGCTCTAAAAAAAAGAGCGCTCCAAAGCAGTTTATCAACAGTAACGGACAAAGTGAAACTACTAAGAAAGCAGAATCCAATGATGCTGGACAAGCAGTAGCGAAGAAGCTTTCGAGACAGTCTGCTTTACCAACATCTTTAGAGCCTTGTTTTCCTATCACAAGCAGCGTTGTTAACAGTATAGTTACCAGTACTGCCAGTGGCATCAGCGGGCAAATTCTTCCTCGCCAAGCACCTGCGGTTGTGACAATAGCCACTAGCAGTCCCAGCTTATCCCCTCTTTTAACGATCAACTCAACGCATGGCAATCTCGGTGGTCCTTCATTTTCTCCCGTCACTTATGCAGGAGTTGCACCCAGCCCTCTTTTGCCTTCCAATCATGTTCCCATAGTAACCACAACTGGGCTTGCTCCTAATAACACGACAACGGCGTGCTCGAGCTCCACTTCAGTTGATTCCACTGCAATTGCAACTTCGTTTTTTGCTTCTAAACAACATCCGTCTCACAATTCATCCACTTTTGTTCCCACTTTGTCTTCACCCTACACCGCTTTAGCTACCAACTTAGACGTCTCCAAAGCGTACTCAGATGTTACAAGCAAAAGCGTCTTTGCTGCATCATCTGGCAGTGTTGTCGCGCCTTGCGTGCCGACGATTTCTTGCCCAGCAACAGAGAACGTAATATCTCAATCAACAGGGCTTTGTCAAGCTGCATTAAGTGAACATTCAACAGTCGACATAATTGTTCCTTCAAAAAGTTCTGCTGAAGATTCTGCACGGAGTCAAGGCGACCACACTTTTAAGGCGTCATCTGGATCAACTACAAATGGATTTTCAGATGAATCTTTACAATTAATACAAGCTTCTAGTTTGTTGGAAACATTAGCTCAACGATGCGCAAATGATAGCGTAAATTCTCCTACATCTCGTGAGGATGCGGTGCCTGTTTCAGATGGTGTTGTAAATACTAAAGTTCAGTCATTCAACGAAAACTCTGCATCGTGTTTGAATACAACCATTATAAAAGACAGTAGCACAGTTTCAAACCGAAATCGTGAAGGTGAAGGTTCATCTTGTGCGAATGTTATGGTGCAGGAATCGGAGTGTGTTGAAGCGAGTTTGCAGAATCCACCGGGAAACCAAAGCGATTGTAACTCTTCTTTATCAGTTTCGGATTCTTATTGCAGAGgccatttaaaacaaaattctctcaCCACTCGATGTCATTCACCGAATAATAGGGAGAGCAAGTCACAAGGGACATCTTGCTCACATACAAAACGGCCGAGGAATGTTGCTCAGTCACAGAAGAATGTTGCTCAGTCACAGAAG aaaaagaaaaccaagtcATTACGACCAGCCAAG CGATTGAAAACCGATGAAAAAGGGATAAATTTCCCGACGGACTTAAATGTGGAAGAATTTTTAGCGACACTTCGTTATGAAGTTCAGTAA